From the Phaeodactylum tricornutum CCAP 1055/1 chromosome 24, whole genome shotgun sequence genome, one window contains:
- a CDS encoding predicted protein has product MAKLAETADDWLTQYARIEVAEVPANLRASLMLYEGVEINQVAQNTTFSMRENINVLSKELQKLLHFLWKQDAADTVLFARRKTQISDHLKLNDSSTQIIQMGLIGKLLVDVLLENPCSTSQYPLGCSYAASRCFFISKGKLVLRSADESASQVATIMHLFRLAYCSVVGTMSNPLGYMEGAKVLVKTVMERPMMNTFGPMIRQLREIQMQKPKIIIDRHFSRNGEIVVQGLIFKPEVWKTLIPRVVGAARLVLSQIFDGKDWEVFLTTTLPLLNVRISGGADDGVHFQVQQASGDVSSDSLELSPQLNEMDQDHLSSIVEFCLHGLGLGSMRHSETLGLQDFQVLWGNGALYFYAKSTKKWKAQSKLSTELTQHKLPKSISRIVLLFRLVISLTGGDLACFVPVRSDRKYHMKDFVQSLFCLPRVPDDLQVRHFFASLSNYLFPVQDDGKATTSDMVAMQSHHAPSTHASTYFTHRKTHLEDYYDAYHFHLGDKDTQWTYDIPLDVLPEQTIVAALKILYGGEANWLSETQRSMVLTWSTLSKNVVANLPCGGGKSAVWEVTAYTRHRVGLTRKCTVVVVPYKFLAYNHYHSAEAKFQLLDGFCVKMLESSAVCSNQVPTILKTLQCLVFPFVL; this is encoded by the exons ATGGCCAAGTTGGCTGAGACTGCAGATGATTGGCTGACTCAATATGCTAGGattgaagttgctgaagtGCCTGCCAACCTCAGAGCTAGCTTGATGCTTTATGAGGGAGTGGAGATCAATCAGGTTGCTCAGAATACCACTTTTTCTATGAGAGAAAATATCAATGTGTTGAGCAAGGAACTGCAGAAGCTGCTGCATttcctttggaaacaagATGCTGCTGATACTGTCTTGTTTGCAAGGAGGAAAACACAAATCTCTGACCATCTTAAGCTCAATGATTCTTCTACTCAAATCATCCAAATGGGTCTGATTGGTaagcttttggttgatgtTTTGCTTGAGAATCCATGCAGCACAAGTCAATATCCATTGGGCTGTTCCTATGCTGCATCTAGATGCTTCTTCATTTCCAAGGGCAAACTTGTGTTAAGATCAGCTGATGAGTCTGCTTCCCAAGTTGCCACCATAATGCACTTGTTCAGATTGGCCTACTGTTCTGTTGTGGGGACTATGAGCAATCCTCTTGGATACATGGAAGGAGCAAAAGTCCTGGTGAAAACTGTTATGGAGAGGCCCATGATGAACACCTTTGGACCTATGATCAGACAGCTCAGAGAGATTCAGATGCAGAAACCCAAGATTATTATTGACAGGCATTTCTCCAGGAATGGAGAGATAGTGGTTCAAGGTCTCATCTTCAAGCCAGAAGTTTGGAAGACTCTCATTCCAAGGGTTGTTGGTGCTGCCAGACTTGTTCTAAGTCAGATCTTtgatggaaaggattgggaAGTCTTTTTGACCACAACTCTGCCTTTGCTCAATGTCAGAATATCAGGTGGAGCTGATGATGGTGTGCACTTTCAAGTTCAACAAGCCAGTGGAGATGTGTCCAGTGATTCTTTGGAGCTGTCTCCTCAGCTCAATGAAATGGACCAAGATCATCTGTCATCAATTGTTGAGTTCTGTTTACATGGTCTGGGTCTTGGCAGTATGAGACATTCAGAAACTTTAGGCCTCCAAGATTTTCAAGTTCTCTGGGGGAATGGTGCTTTGTACTTCTATGCCAAATCTAcaaagaagtggaaggcCCAGTCAAAACTCAGTACTGAGCTGACTCAGCATAAGcttccaaagtcaatttCAAGGATTGTACTGCTCTTCAGACTTGTCATTTCATTGACAGGGGGGGATTTGGCATGCTTTGTCCCAGTAAGAAGTGATAGGAAGTACCACATGAAAGACTTTGTGCAGTCTTTATTTTGTCTTCCCAGAGTGCCTGATGATCTTCAAGTCAGGCATTTCTTTGCAAGTCTGTCCAACTATTTGTTCCCTGTGCAAGATGATGGGAAGGCCACCACTTCTGACATGGTTGCCATGCAGAGTCATCATGCTCCTTCCACTCATGCCAGTACCTACTTTACTCATAGGAAGACCCATCTTGAGGACTACTATGATGCCTACCACTTTCACCTTGGAGACAAGGATACTCAGTGGACCTATGATATTCCCCTGGATGTTCTGCCTGAGCAAACcattgttgctgctctcaAAATCCTGTATGGTGGTGAAGCAAATTGGCTGTCTGAGACTCAGAGAAGTATGGTTCTGACATGGTCCACATTATCCAAGAATGTGGTAGCCAATCTACCTTGTGGTGGAGGGAAGTCTGCTGTGTGGGAGGTGACAGCCTACACCAGGCACAGAGTTGGTTTGACAAGGAAGTGTACTGTTGTGGTGGTTCCCTACAAGTTTCTAGCCTACAATCACTACCATTCTGCAGAAGCCAAATTTCAACTACTAGATGGTTTCTGTGTTAAGATGTTGGAGAGCTCTGCTGTTTGTTCCAATCAAGTTCCCACCATTCTAAA GACCTTGCAATGTTTGGTGTTCCCATTTGTGCTCTGA